The Chitinophagaceae bacterium genome includes the window TTTATTGAAAGCATTATGAATAATTATTTCTATAGAAATACGTCTAAATTCTTCACCGACACCTTTTGAAAGTTGGATGTAGTGTTCAAAAGTATTTTTTGTATTTTTAAAAGTGCTTATATTATTTTCGAAAAATTTACGAACTCCGTAAGTGCGGAGATATGCTAGTTGTTGGTTTTCTGTAATTCCTTGTTTTTTAGAAACAGAAATATTATCTAAATTTCCATTTAAAAAAAGAGGGTGTCCGTCAAATTCTCCATAAATACCGTCATAAGGTATAGTTTTTTTGATAGGGGTTCCATCTGCTGATCCATTGATTTTAATAGTAATTTTTTTGTCGGGGGTCATGTACTTTGCTATGTCGCCCTCAAAAGTTTTTTTGATAATATCTAAAGTGGTTATAGCGGCTTTTGATTTGTCGTATCTAAATTCTCCTGGGGGATAGTCATCTATTACATTAGTTACTTGTTTTTTTATAATTTCATAGAGGTATTGGATATGGTAATTTATTATCTGATTTCCTTTTTCATCATTTACTATTTCGGTAGATGTGTTGACATTAGATATTACATTTTCTGTTATTGATCCTCGGGTTGTTTCTTGTTTAATAGATTCTTTTAAGTCGGTTTTCAGTTTTTCTTCTTCGGCTACCACTTCTCTAATTATTTCTACGGGTACAAACTCCATCTCTTCTACGGTTTGTTCTTCTTCTTTATTGGTGGTGGTATTATAGTTACCAGTTATGTCGTATATGTATACTTTTTGAGTTTCTGGATTTACTGCTTCTATGTATGTGAGGTAAAATTCGTCGTCTTCTCCTAAAGCAAACACGGGGTTTTGATATTGGAGATTATTGTAGTTACTTTCAAAAGATGCTTGTTCTTCTTCGGATACATGAAGAGGTATAGATCGTAACCCTGCAAAAGTGACGTTATAACTTTGGCTTTGTTTGTCATACGGTTCTTTATCGGGAGATTCTAATTTATGTTTTTTAAGGGCATTACTTGTGGTAAATTCTTGTTTTTTCTTATTGTATTCTTTTCGCATAGTAGAGTCGTTGACTCTTTTTTGATATTCGTCTATAGTTTCTGTTTCTTTTCGTTTAGACCATTTTGTAATAAAATTATCCACGCTTTCTTTCACTACAGAATTATGTTCAGGTTCTAAATCATTTGTATCATATATATATAATCCGTAGCTATCAGATACGTAAAATAAAGATGATTGTTTGTTAAAGTCATTCCAAAAATGAATATTATTAATGGGGGATGTTTGATTTATAAGCGTTTTTATTATTTGGTTTTTTTTGATATTCCATATATCTATTTCTCCATTATCAGCACCTGTTATGAGGTATTTATTATTGAAATGAAAATCTAAAGCGGTTATATTCTTATTGTTAGGTACCTGTAAATTTTTATTTTTGGTCCATGTTTTTGTATTCCATAATATTATGTTTCCGTCATCTCCTGCACTTGACAAGAGAGCATTATCGTGACTAAATTTCATAGCAAAAATATTTCCTTTATGCCCACTCAATGTAGCAACTTGTACATTTTCTTCTATGTACCAAATATGAATGTCGTTACTTACATCTATTGCTAAATAAACTCCATTTTGACTTATAGCTATGGTATTCGCAGAAATAGGTTTTTTAAATTTTCTAAAAAGCATATCGTTTTCTAAATTCCATACACTTACTATTCCATCTGAACTATTACTTATCATATAGCGAGCGTCGGGACTAAAAATAATAGTTTTTATAACGCTGAGATGTTTTTTTTTATATGTTTTTAGAATATGGTTTACTTCTTTAAATGATCTAAACTCAATAGCATAGTCATCATTAGCGGTAACAAAATAACTCCCTGTAGGATTAAAAGAAATGGCACTTATTTCTTGTGCATTACCTATTACAATGTTTTGAAGTGTTTTTATATTTCCATTTTTTTCGGCTATAACGCATCTGTATAATTGTGTAGCTATTCCCAATAATGGATTATCCTTATTCCCATTATTTTTAAATTGATAGTGTCTCAATTCTTTTATTTGAGCATGGGTAATAAGGGGAAAAAACAATACTAAAAAGATTCTTTTAAGCATAAAAAATTAATGAAAATGAATATATAATTTTATATTGTACAAAGTGTGCTAAATTACATTTAAACCAGATATTTTATATTTTTTATCTCTATGTAATGTAATTATTAATATATTTATAAATAATAAGGTTCTTATTTATATAAAACAGGAACAAGGCAATCTAATTTTAAAAAAATATTTTGTGTTTTTATATTTTTATTACAATATTTAAATAAAAAATATAATTATTTGAATTGGAATGCAAAAAGCATACACAATATTTTTTGTTATCTTTTTGTTATTCAAACCGTCTCTTTGCCCTCCTTTTAAGGAAAAGAGATTGTATTTATTCATAATTCATCATTGATATTAATCACTAACTACTCACAACTCCCTTACAAATATCTCATTTGTTAAACCTATAGAATTAAACTTTATTTCTAAGGTAATGTTTTTTTTTTGAAGGGAACAATTGTCTGCGGAATAAATATAATAGATAAAAACTTTTTGCCCTCTGGTGTAGAGTTCTTGTTTATCAGGTCTGCCAAAAATATAGGTAATATCTCTTTCGTATAAACGTTTGAGAGATTCCTTTTGTGCGATCAGGGTGTCTAAAAAATACCCCCTCTTTCCTAAACATCCCATTTTGTCTTTTTTCCATTTTTCTAAATCTATTCCTTCTATCGGGCATTTATAAAAACATCCCGTGGCGAAAAATAGAGAGAGTAGAGATAATTTGAACATGATAATGATTTAAAATTTAATTCCTATATCTAAAGAGATAAAATCATTCTTTATTATGAGATTTTTTTGCTTTGCTTCGGATACTGCATTGAGCATACCTCTATTGTAGTATATTCCTGCAAAAATAACTAATTGATGCAAAATATCTTTTTCTACCCCTGCTCCAAAAGAAAGCCCTATATCTATGGGGTTCACTTTTTGTATAAAATAATTTTTATCATCTTTGGGTTTAAGATGAATATGTATGTCAAATAAAGCACCTAATTGGGCATAAGCTCTGAATCCTGGTAACAAATCGGGTGTATTCATCTTAAAAAGAAGTGGAATTTGTATATATTGCAGAGTATATTCTTCTTTCAGATTCGTATATTTATTTTTGGGATTGAGAGAAAAGTGGATAGTTTTAGGAGCGTAGGTTATACCCGAAACAATGTGGTAGACATCTGTTATTCCAAAATGTATCACAAAAGATGGAAAAGCAGAAAAATATGCTCCTTCCGATGCAATATCTAAAGAATCATCTGCGGGAGAAAATTCTGCTCTGTTGTATGCTATGACGGGTGCAACTTTTATTCCTACTCGCACCGATTGAGAAAAACAATTGCTTGTATTTCCAATGATAAGAAAGATAATGATGTATAAGAGAGGTATTATTTTTTTCACTATTTAATAATATATGGTTAAATTGTACTAAAAATGTAAATTATGAATAAAATAGGGAATAAAACTAATATATGTTTTTGTAATGCTCTAAATAATAAAAAATGGATTTATTTAGGTAGTTTATTTTTAATTCAAATAAAAAGTTGCCTTATACAAATCTAGAAGAGATGAAATTAATAAAGAAAATATACTTACATTATTGGTAACATTATTGGTAACATTATTGGTAAAGCATTTGATACTTAAAANNNNNNNNNNNNNNNNNNNNNNNNNNNNNNNNNNNNNNNNNNNNNNNNNNNNNNNNNNNNNNNNNNNNNNNNNNNNNNNNNNNNNNNNNNNNNNNNNNNNACATTATTGGTAACATTATTGGTAACATTATTGGTAAAGCATTTGATACTTAAAAAAACAAAAGATTTAAAAAAATTATATTATTTTATTATTAAACTAGGAGTGCCTTTTTGAAACTATAAAATTATTATCTTGTATATAAAAATTATTAAAAAATAAATATAAAAAATGAAAAGATATATTTTCTTTGTTTTAGTGGTTTTTGGAAATGTTGTGGTGGTGAATGGGCAGACATTTATTCCCGATTATTATGCGGATTTTGTCATAAACGGAGATGCTAACAAAATTTCTAAGAGATGTTTTCAAATTACTCCGGATAATGGTAATAGAAAAGGATTTGTTTGGTGGAGAGATAAATTATACGTAAGGCAAAATTTCCAGCTTGATTTTCAGCTCTTGTTTGGCACAAAAGATCATAATGGTGCTGATGGATTTGCTTTTGTTTTACAGAATAGTTCCAATGGACAAAATACTACGGGATCGATTGGTGGTGGATTAGGATTTCAAGGTATCAATAAATCAATAGGAGTAGAGTTTGACACATGGAACAATGGATATGAACTTAGCGATCCAAATTATGACCATACAACTATTGTTTACAACGGAGATCTCGCTAATCCAAAAATATCGACATTATATTTGGTTAATAATCAAAGTAATGTAGAAAATGGTACCTGTTATAACATATCTATTAGATGGACATATACGAGTACCACGAGCCAAACTATACGTCTATTCGTAAACGGAGACCAACGATTTGTTCATACAGACGATATGCTTTCTGTCTTTGGTGCAGATTCGGTTTTTTATGGTTTTACGGGATCCACAGGTGGTTATAGTAACGAACAAACAGTGTGTGTTGGAACTTCTGGGGTGGTATCTTTACAAACTATGATGGATACAGATACTATAACAGGGAAAATATCTTCTGCTACCAAAAACTATCCTGCCAATGTAATGAATGTCATACAGAATGATATGCTTCTCAATCCTCTACTCGATACGTTGTATATCCATTCTCTTGTTACAAATCCCATATATGGTAGAGCATCTATTAATGCCACAACAAATAAAATTGAATACACTCCCAATGTAAATTTTATAGGGAAGGATTCGTTTCAATATCAAATAAGAGATACAAAAACAGTAGGATGCTATACATTATATAAAAATGAATGGGCTGTTATAACTGTGCAATGCCCCACATATCAAGTAAGAGCAGATAGGATAAAAAATAATGAACTCTGTAATCAGAATAGATCTCCAAATGGGCAGGCAACAGCATATATATCTGAGACAGTCCCTAGAGGGAATAGTATAGAATTATATTCAGAGAATTTTGAAAACAGAACGCTTAATACATCACAAGGTAGCTTACCTAACGCATGGACTACTTCTACTACTGCAAGCTCGGGAACTATTTCTACAAATGTAACATCAACAGCACCAAATAATAAAGCATTAAAAATCAATCTATCGAATAATGTCCCTTACGGTGCCTCGTATACTTTTACTACAGGCAGAATGGACGTTAAAAATATGCAAAGAGTAACTTTTTGGTTTAATATTAATGTAATTAATACCGCTACCAATAAATATAAATACAAAAAAAATGAATCAGGTCCTTGGATAGATATTGCTAATATTAATGTTCAAGGGTCTAACAATGGTAGTGTTTTGATAAATAGTACAGATAGTATTATAAGCTTTGAAATAGAAGGGATTTTTAATGGACAACCTACTAGATACGTTACTATAGATGATATAAAAGTAACGGGAACATCGAGCATAGATATTGAGACAAAAATAATTAATAATTATACATTTAAATGGTATTTAAATGGTTCTACGAGTAATTTATATGGACAAGGAACTAATATAAATTTAGGGACTCCCAATGGTGTTTCACAGGTATATGGGGTTCAAGCATCAGATGTAGCTGGGTGTGTCAGTAATGTATATAGTATAACTATGTTTAATACTATGCCTACAGTAAGTTCTGCTCTGAAACAAACAGCACTAATTACCAGTTGTCAAACTCCCAATGGAATAGCAATAGCAAAAATAATAAAAAACGGAGACACCGTGCGGATAGTTCGAGACACTGAGTATAGATTAACATGGTTAGATAGAAATAATATTACAGTTGCATTAGGGACACAAGCAACAGGACTTTCTGCTAATGCTTATACTCTTATAGTTCGCGATTCTATTTCGGGATGCAATATTTCTAATGTAAATATTACTCTTCAAGCCGACCCATCTATAAGCAATACTTCTCTCTCTGCTTTTGTAACAAATAATGTTACTCGTTGTACGAATCCTAATGGGTCTGTTTCTGCTAGTTCACCCATACCAAATACTACCTATATTTGGTATGCAGGAAAAATAAACCCTATCAATTCTTCTATATCTGTAGCTACTACGAGTACCGTTACCAATGTAAGTGCAGGATATTACACGGTAAAAGCAACGAGTCCCTCGGGTTGTAAATCTGATACTGTTTCTGTGTATGTTCAAGATATTACTTCTAAGCCCATTGTATATAATACAGTGGTAGCAAATACTTTTTGTGGAAATGCATCAGATGGTTCAGGAAGTATAACAACGAGAGTAAGCACTCCTAATCCTGTAACATACCAATACGATATTTTAAAAAATGACAATGTGACCTTAGTGCGAATACCTGCTTATAAACAAGATACCACGAATGGAAAAGTTATACGATTATTAGGATCAAATATGGCTGCTGTAAATGGAGTGTACAGAGTGCGAGTAACGGATATA containing:
- a CDS encoding outer membrane beta-barrel protein — protein: MKKIIPLLYIIIFLIIGNTSNCFSQSVRVGIKVAPVIAYNRAEFSPADDSLDIASEGAYFSAFPSFVIHFGITDVYHIVSGITYAPKTIHFSLNPKNKYTNLKEEYTLQYIQIPLLFKMNTPDLLPGFRAYAQLGALFDIHIHLKPKDDKNYFIQKVNPIDIGLSFGAGVEKDILHQLVIFAGIYYNRGMLNAVSEAKQKNLIIKNDFISLDIGIKF